A window of the Kosakonia radicincitans DSM 16656 genome harbors these coding sequences:
- the carA gene encoding glutamine-hydrolyzing carbamoyl-phosphate synthase small subunit, which translates to MIKSALLVLEDGTQFHGRAIGATGTAVGEVVFNTSMTGYQEILTDPSYSRQIVTLTYPHIGNVGTNSADEESSQVHAQGLVIRDLPLIASNYRNTEDLSSYLKRHNIVAIADIDTRKLTRLLREKGAQNGCIIAGDNVDAAVALEKAKAFPGLNGMDLAKEVTTAETYSWTQGSWTLAGELPQAKAASELPFHVVAYDYGAKRNILRMLVDRGCRLTVVPAKTPAADVLKLNPDGIFLSNGPGDPAPCDYAIEAIKTFLETDIPVFGICLGHQLLALASGAKTMKMKFGHHGGNHPVKDIDNNTVMITAQNHGFAVDEASMPANLRVTHKSLFDGTLQGIHRTDKPAFSFQGHPEASPGPHDAAPLFDHFIELIEQYRNTAK; encoded by the coding sequence TTGATTAAGTCAGCGCTATTGGTTCTGGAAGACGGAACCCAGTTTCACGGTCGGGCCATTGGGGCAACGGGCACGGCAGTTGGGGAAGTCGTTTTCAATACTTCAATGACCGGTTATCAAGAAATCCTCACTGATCCTTCCTATTCCCGCCAAATCGTCACTCTTACTTATCCTCATATCGGCAATGTCGGCACCAACTCCGCTGACGAAGAATCCTCTCAGGTACATGCGCAAGGCCTGGTCATTCGCGACCTGCCGCTGATTGCCAGCAACTATCGCAATACTGAAGATCTCTCTTCTTACCTGAAGCGCCATAACATTGTGGCGATTGCCGATATCGATACCCGTAAGCTGACGCGTTTGCTGCGCGAAAAAGGCGCGCAAAACGGCTGCATTATCGCTGGCGATAATGTCGATGCCGCAGTGGCGCTGGAGAAAGCGAAAGCATTCCCGGGCCTGAACGGAATGGATCTGGCAAAAGAAGTGACGACAGCGGAAACCTACAGCTGGACGCAAGGCAGCTGGACGCTGGCAGGCGAACTGCCACAGGCGAAAGCGGCGAGCGAATTACCGTTCCACGTTGTCGCTTACGACTACGGCGCGAAACGTAATATTCTGCGTATGCTGGTCGATCGCGGTTGCCGTTTAACGGTCGTACCGGCGAAAACCCCGGCGGCAGACGTACTGAAACTCAATCCGGACGGTATCTTCCTTTCCAACGGTCCTGGCGACCCGGCGCCGTGTGATTACGCGATTGAGGCGATTAAAACCTTCCTCGAAACGGATATTCCGGTGTTCGGCATCTGTCTTGGCCATCAACTGCTGGCACTGGCGAGCGGCGCGAAAACCATGAAGATGAAATTCGGCCACCACGGCGGCAACCATCCGGTAAAAGATATTGATAACAATACTGTGATGATCACTGCGCAGAACCACGGTTTTGCCGTAGATGAAGCCTCAATGCCTGCCAATTTGCGGGTGACGCACAAATCGCTGTTCGACGGCACGCTGCAAGGCATCCATCGCACCGACAAACCGGCGTTCAGTTTCCAGGGGCACCCGGAAGCCAGCCCGGGGCCGCACGATGCCGCACCGCTGTTTGACCACTTTATTGAGCTCATTGAGCAGTATCGCAACACCGCCAAATAA
- the dapB gene encoding 4-hydroxy-tetrahydrodipicolinate reductase, which translates to MHDAPIRVAIAGAGGRMGRQLIQATLAMDGVALGAVLEREGSSLAGVDAGELAGMAKTGVTVQSSLDAVKDDFDVFIDFTRPEGTLAHLAFCRQQRKSMVIGTTGFDDAGKQAISDASQDIAIVFAANFSVGVNVMLKLLEKAAKVMGDYTDIEIVEAHHRYKVDAPSGTALAMGEAIAKSLNKDLKECAVYSREGHTGERVPGTIGFATVRAGDIVGEHTAMFADIGERVEITHKASSRMTFANGAVRSALWLKGKHNGLFDMRDVLDLNNL; encoded by the coding sequence ATGCATGATGCACCAATCCGCGTAGCCATCGCGGGTGCTGGCGGGCGTATGGGCCGCCAATTGATTCAGGCCACACTGGCTATGGACGGCGTGGCGCTTGGCGCGGTTCTGGAACGTGAAGGGTCCTCTCTGGCAGGTGTCGACGCGGGTGAACTGGCCGGTATGGCGAAAACCGGTGTGACGGTACAGAGCAGCCTTGATGCAGTGAAAGACGATTTCGACGTATTTATCGACTTTACTCGCCCGGAAGGGACGCTGGCGCATCTGGCCTTTTGCCGCCAGCAGCGCAAAAGCATGGTCATTGGCACGACCGGGTTTGACGACGCGGGCAAACAGGCAATTAGCGATGCCTCTCAAGACATCGCGATTGTCTTCGCGGCGAACTTTAGCGTTGGCGTAAACGTGATGCTGAAGCTGCTGGAGAAAGCGGCGAAAGTGATGGGTGATTACACCGATATCGAAATCGTTGAAGCGCATCACCGCTATAAAGTTGATGCGCCGTCGGGCACGGCGCTGGCGATGGGAGAAGCCATCGCGAAGTCTCTGAATAAAGATTTAAAAGAGTGTGCGGTTTATTCACGTGAAGGGCATACCGGTGAGCGTGTCCCTGGCACGATTGGCTTTGCCACGGTGCGTGCAGGTGACATCGTCGGCGAACATACGGCGATGTTCGCCGATATTGGCGAACGTGTAGAAATTACGCATAAAGCCTCCAGCCGCATGACTTTTGCCAATGGTGCCGTGCGTTCTGCTTTGTGGCTGAAAGGAAAGCATAATGGACTTTTTGATATGCGAGATGTGCTTGATCTCAACAATTTGTAA
- the rihC gene encoding ribonucleoside hydrolase RihC, with protein MRLPMILDTDPGIDDAVAIAAALYAPQCELKLITTVAGNVSLEKTTRNALQLLNFWQADIPLAQGASTPLLRPLHSAAEVHGESGMDGYDFVEHQRQPLAKPAFQAIRDTLMASAEPVTLVTIGPLTNIALLLSHYPECQFNIRRLVMMGGSAGRGNFTPNAEFNIAIDPEAAARVFQSGLEIVMCGLDVTNRATLTPEFLATMPALNKTGHMLHALFSHYRSGSMTSGLRMHDLCTIAWLARPELFTLKSCFVAVETQGQYTSGTTVVDIDGKLKQKPNAQVALDIDVEGFRHWVAEVLALAP; from the coding sequence ATGCGTTTGCCAATGATTCTTGACACCGATCCGGGCATTGACGATGCCGTTGCCATTGCTGCCGCGCTGTATGCACCGCAGTGCGAACTTAAACTGATTACCACCGTCGCCGGTAATGTCTCGCTGGAAAAAACTACCCGCAACGCCCTGCAACTGCTCAACTTCTGGCAGGCCGATATCCCGCTGGCGCAAGGGGCGTCGACGCCCCTATTGCGCCCGCTGCACAGCGCCGCCGAAGTGCACGGGGAGTCCGGCATGGATGGCTACGACTTTGTCGAGCATCAGCGCCAGCCTCTGGCTAAACCGGCATTTCAGGCAATACGCGATACGCTGATGGCGTCTGCTGAACCCGTTACGCTGGTGACCATCGGCCCGTTAACCAATATCGCGCTGCTGCTGTCACACTACCCGGAGTGCCAGTTCAATATCCGTCGTCTGGTGATGATGGGGGGCTCCGCCGGGCGGGGTAACTTCACACCAAACGCTGAATTCAATATTGCTATCGATCCCGAAGCTGCTGCCCGTGTTTTTCAGAGCGGCCTTGAGATCGTGATGTGCGGGCTGGATGTCACGAATCGGGCGACGTTGACGCCTGAGTTCCTCGCGACGATGCCCGCGCTCAACAAAACCGGGCATATGCTGCATGCGCTGTTTAGTCACTATCGTAGCGGTAGCATGACCAGCGGGCTGCGTATGCACGATCTCTGCACGATTGCCTGGCTGGCCCGTCCGGAACTGTTTACGCTGAAATCCTGTTTTGTGGCGGTGGAGACGCAGGGGCAATACACCTCCGGCACAACGGTGGTGGATATCGACGGCAAGCTGAAGCAGAAGCCGAATGCGCAGGTTGCGCTGGATATTGATGTTGAGGGTTTTCGTCACTGGGTGGCAGAAGTGCTGGCACTCGCGCCCTGA